One stretch of Meleagris gallopavo isolate NT-WF06-2002-E0010 breed Aviagen turkey brand Nicholas breeding stock chromosome 14, Turkey_5.1, whole genome shotgun sequence DNA includes these proteins:
- the UBA3 gene encoding NEDD8-activating enzyme E1 catalytic subunit isoform X1: MADGEEPEKKRRRLEELLADGMAVDGGYGDSGDWEGRWNHVKKFLERSGPFTHPDFEPGTQALEFLLSTCKVLVIGAGGLGCELLKNLALSGFRQIHVIDMDTIDVSNLNRQFLFRPKDVGRPKAEVAAEFLNSRIPNCAVVAYFKKIQDMDESFYRQFHIIVCGLDSIIARRWINGMLMSFLRYEDGVLDPSSIIPLIDGGTEGFKGNARVIIPGMTACVECTLELYPPQVNFPMCTIASMPRLPEHCIEYVRILLWPKEQPFGEGVALDGDDPEHIQWIYQKSLERASQFNIKGVTYRLTQGVVKRIIPAVASTNAVIAAVCATEVFKIATSAYIPLNNYLVFNDVDGLYTYTFEAERKENCPACSQLPQNIEISPSAKLQEILDYLTNNASLQMKSPAITATMYGGNKTLYLQTVASIEERTRPNLSKTLKELGLVDGQELAVADVTTPQTMLFKLHFTT; the protein is encoded by the exons atggCGGATGGTGAGGAACC ggagaagaaaagaaggaggcTAGAGGAGCTGCTGGCGGATGG AATGGCTGTTGATGGTGGGTATGGGGACTCTGGAGACTGGGAAGGTCGCTGGAACCATGTAAAGAAGTTCCTCGAGCGATCTGGACCGTTCACACATCCTGATTTCGAGCCAGGCACTCAA GCGCTTGAATTTCTGCTAAGCACATGTAAAGTACTAGTTATTGGAGCAGGAGGATTAGGATGTGAACTCCTAAAAAACTTG GCACTGTCCGGTTTTAGGCAGATCCATGTTATAGATATGGATACCATAGATGTGTCTAACCTTAACCGACAGTTTCTGTTTCG accgAAAGACGTTGGGCGACCGAAAGCAGAAGTTGCAGCAGAATTCCTGAACAGTCGCATCCCCAACTGTGCTGTTGTAGC atattttaaaaagattcaaGACATGGATGAAAGCTTTTATCGAC AGTTTCATATTATTGTTTGTGGGCTGGACTCTATAATTGCAAGAAGATGGATAAATGGCATGCTG ATGTCATTTTTACGTTATGAAGATGGTGTACTGGATCCAAGTTCCATCATACCTTTAATAGATGGAGGGACAGAAGGTTTCAAAGGAAATGCTCGTGTGATTATTCCTGGTATGACAGCGTGTGTTGAATGCACACTTGAACTTTATCCACCACAG GTCAATTTTCCCATGTGTACTATTGCATCTATGCCCAGACTACCAGAGCATTGTATTGAGTATGTCAGGATATTGCTGTGGCCAAAGGAGCAGCCTTTTGGAG AAGGTGTTGCTTTGGATGGAGATGATCCTGAACATATACAGTGGATTTACCAGAAGTCTTTGGAAAGAGCATCACAATTTAATATTAAAGGTGTTACATACAGACTCACCCAAG ggGTTGTAAAACgaattattccagcagtagCTTCTACAAATGCAGTAATTGCAG CTGTTTGTGCCactgaagtttttaaaatagCCACAAG TGCATACATTCCTCTCAACAACTACTTGGTGTTCAATGACGTGGATGGATTATACACGTACACATTCGAAGCTGAAAGAAAG GAGAACTGTCCAGCTTGCAGCCAGCTTCCCCAGAACATTGAAATTTCTCCATCAGCTAAATTGCAGGAGATCTTAGATTACTTGACAAATAATGCTTCATT GCAAATGAAATCTCCTGCAATCACAGCAACCATGTATGGGGGAAATAAAACTCTTTATTTACAG ACAGTAGCTTCAATTGAAGAACGAACAAGGCCAAATCTTTCCAAAACACTAAAAG aGCTGGGACTTGTTGATGGCCAGGAACTTGCAGTTGCTGACGTTACTACGCCACAGACGATGCTGTTCAAACTTCACTTTACCACTTAA
- the TMF1 gene encoding TATA element modulatory factor — translation MSWFNASQLSSFAKQALSQAQKSIDRVLDIQAEESPWPDAVIPDYGDVVSGTNSLISGGWDTSSWGLSSNTEPQNQPVSPTAITKPVRRTVVDESENFFSAFLSPTDVQNIQKNPVVSKPPAKSQRPKEEVKNTLKEPQHFSQLEVLVTTEAEVKDSSVDGLVDLKNLHSSKEKPEENSVLKSNAEHEESTNEVADKKASALNLKEPEDALNEKSSVGTDRTGGALGSNSQPLNTGTKDVGLETKEQKTEDRQSNTPSPPISTFSSGTSTTSDIEVLDHESVISESSVSSRQEAADSKSSLHLMQTSFQLLSTSACADYNRLDDFQKMTESGCSSDAFERIDSFSVQSLDSRSVSEINSDDELSGKACASASVAISPSAPKTETVDTLKSKSEDVSDSPVVHTEEAEMEESGRSATPVNSEQPDVLVSAVQTEEQVGKEETEPQPDVDGKVLEGDSEIEKLKKMIDSLTEKLEKRETQLLSTSKEKARLEEAYDNLKDEMFRMKEETSSISSLKEEFAQRIADAEKKLQLACKERDAAKKEVKTVKEELATRLNTNETAELLKEKEEQIKGLMEEGEKLSKQQLHNSNTIKKLRAKEKERENINTKQNKKIKELEEELQHLKQVLDGKEDLEKQHRESIKQLNVVVERQEKDLAKLQAEVEDLEERNRSVQAALDSAYKELADLHKANATKDSEAQEAALSREMKAKEELGLALEKAKDEARQQQEALAIQVADLRLALQRAEQQAARKEDYLRQEISELQQRLQEAESRNQELSQSVTSATRPLLRQIENLQATLGAQTSAWEKLEKNLSDRLGESQTLLAAAAERERAATEELMSNKVQLSSTESQNSRLRQENSRLQAQVEMERNKLKKMEVENSRYEVELEELKDEYAKTLEDAKKEKALLTTQLEMEKMKIEQERKKAIFAQEAAKEKDRKSFTVETVSSTPTMSRSSSISGVDMAGLQTSFLSQDDPHDHSFGPTATSGSNLYDAIRMGAGSSIIESLQSQLKLREGEISHLQLEIGNLEKTRSIMAEELVKLTNQNDELEEKVKEIPKLCAQLKDLDQRYNTILQMYGEKAEEAEELRLDLEDVKNMYKTQIDELLKQRQN, via the exons ATGAGCTGGTTCAACGCCTCACAGCTGTCCAGCTTCGCCAAGCAGGCGCTGTCCCAGGCCCAGAAATCTATCGACCGGGTGCTGGACATCCAGGCCGAGGAGAGCCCCTGGCCCGACGCCGTCATCCCCGACTACGGCGACG TTGTTTCAGGAACCAATTCTCTTATAAGTGGAGGATGGGATACTTCTTCCTGGGGTTTAAGTTCAaatacagaaccacagaatcagcCAGTATCACCAACAGCAATCACCAAACCAGTGAGGAGAACAGTAGTAGATGAATCTGAAAACTTCTTCAGTGCCTTTCTCTCTCCAACGGATGTTCAGAATATACAGAAAAATCCAGTGGTGTCCAAACCTCCGGCCAAATCACAGCGACCCAAGGAGGAGGTGAAAAACACTTTAAAGGAGCCTCAGCACTTCAGTCAGCTGGAAGTACTGGTGACTACAGAGGCAGAAGTAAAAGATTCCTCTGTAGATGGCCTAGTGGACTTGAAAAACCTCCATAGTTCAAAGGAGAAACCAGAAGAGAATTCTGTGCTTAAATCGAATGCTGAGCATGAAGAAAGCACAAATGAAGTTGCTGACAAAAAGGCGTCTGCTCTAAATTTGAAAGAACCTGAGGATGCTCTTAATGAAAAATCCAGTGTGGGGACAGATAGAACTGGAGGTGCACTAGGTAGCAACTCCCAGCCTCTTAATACAGGTACAAAGGATGTGGGCTTGGAAACTAAGGAACAAAAAACTGAGGACAGGCAGAGCAATACACCATCACCCCCAATAAGCACTTTCTCCTCGGGAACATCCACAACTAGTGATATTGAAGTTTTGGACCATGAAAGTGTAATAAGTGAGAGCTCAGTAAGTTCAAGACAAGAAGCTGCAGATTCAAAATCCAGCCTTCATCTAATGCAAACGTCATTTCAGCTTTTATCTACATCTGCTTGTGCAGACTATAATCGTTTGGATGACTTTCAAAAAATGACCGAAAGCGGCTGCTCCTCTGATGCTTTTGAAAGAATAGATTCATTTAGTGTACAGTCTTTAGATAGTAGAAGTGTAAGTGAAATAAATTCAGATGATGAATTGTCTGGCAAGGCTTGTGCTTCAGCATCTGTTGCTATCAGTCCTTCTGCACCAAAGACAGAAACGGTTGACACCCTGAAAAGTAAATCTGAAGATGTGAGTGACAGTCCTGTGGTACACACTGAGGAAGCTGAGATGGAAGAGAGTGGGAGAAGTGCAACACCTGTTAATTCTGAGCAGCCAGATGTTTTGGTGTCTGCTGTGCAAACTGAGGAACAGGTTGGGAAAGAGGAGACTGAGCCTCAGCCCGATGTTGACGGAAAGGTGCTGGAAGGGGACtctgaaatagaaaagcttAAAAAG ATGATTGATTCGTTAACTGAGAAACTGGAGAAGAGGGAAACACAGTTACTGAGTACAAGTAAAGAGAAGGCACGGCTGGAAGAAGCTTATGATAACTTAAAGGA tgaAATGTTTAGAATGAAAGAAGAGACCAGCAGCATTTCATCTCTTAAGGAGGAGTTTGCACAGCGAATAGCAGATGCTGAAAAGAAGCTCCAGCTAGCATGCAAAGAAAGAGATGCAGCTAAAAAG GAAGTAAAGACTGTTAAAGAAGAGTTGGCTACTAGACTTAATACCAATGAAACTGCAGAAttactgaaagagaaagaagagcaaatcAAAGGATTGATGGAGGAAg gagaaaaaCTTTCCAAACAACAACTTCACAATTCCAACACTATTAAGAAATTAagagcaaaggagaaagaaagagaaaacattaatacaaaacagaacaaaaagattaAGGAACTGGAAGAAGAGTTGCAGCATTTAAAACAG GTACTTGATGGCAAGGAAGACCTTGAGAAGCAGCATCGAGAGAGCATTAAACAACTGAATGTTGTTGTGGAGCGACAAGAAAAGGATCTTGCAAAGCTTCAGGCAGAAGTGGAAGACCTTGAAGAACGAAACAGAAGTGTCCAGGCAGCTCTTGACAGTGCATACAA AGAACTTGCAGATCTTCATAAAGCTAATGCTACCAAGGACAGCGAGGCACAAGAAGCTGCCCTGAGTCGGGAAATGAAGGCCAAAGAAGAGCTTGGGTTAGCACTGGAGAAGGCCAAGGATGAGGCACGGCAGCAGCAAGAAGCTTTGGCAATTCAG GTGGCAGACCTGAGACTAGCTCTGCAACGTGCAGAACAGCAGGCAGCGAGAAAAGAAGACTATTTACGTCAGGAAATCAGTGAACTACAGCAG AGACTCCAGGAAGCAGAGAGCCGGAACCAAGAACTAAGTCAAAGTGTTACTTCTGCTACACGCCCTCTTCTCCGGCAGATAGAGAATTTGCAAGCCACACTGGGAGCACAAACCTCTGCATGggaaaaattggaaaagaatCTTTCTGACAGACTTG GTGAGTCTCAAACTCTTctagcagcagctgctgagagaGAACGGGCCGCTACAGAAGAGCTTATGTCTAATAAAGTTCAGCTGTCTTCTACTGAGTCTCAGAACAGTCGCTTAAGGCAGGAGAATAGTCGTCTCCAGGCTCAGGTGGAAATGGAGAGAAACAAAttgaagaaaatggaagttGAAAACAGTAG GTATGAAGTTGAACTAGAAGAACTCAAAGATGAGTATGCAAAAACTTTGGaagatgcaaagaaagaaaag GCACTGCTGACTACTCAGttagaaatggagaaaatgaagattgaacaggaaagaaagaaggcaatTTTTGCACAAgaagcagcaaaggaaaag gaTCGGAAGTCATTCACAGTTGAAACTGTTTCAAGCACTCCAACTATGTCACGCTCCAGTTCTATAAGTGGAGTTGATATGGCAGGTCTTCAGACCTCTTTTCTGTCACAG GATGATCCTCATGATCACTCATTTGGACCAACAGCTACCAGTGGGAGCAATCTTTATGATGCTATAAGGATGGGAGCAGGTTCAAGTATAATTGAGAGCCTTCAATCACAGTTAAAACTAAGAGAAGGAGAGATCTCACATCTACAG CTGGAAATTGGAAACCTTGAAAAGACTAGATCGATAATGGCAGAAGAACTGGTTAAATTAACAAATCAAAATGATGAACTTgaagaaaaagtgaaggaaataCCAAAATTGTGTGCGCAGTTAAAG GACTTGGATCAAAGGTACAATACCATTCTTCAGATGTATGgggaaaaagcagaggaagctgaagaaCTCCGCTTAGATCTTGAGGATGTGAAAAACATGTATAAGACTCAGATAGATGAACTTctaaaacaaagacaaaactaa
- the UBA3 gene encoding NEDD8-activating enzyme E1 catalytic subunit isoform X3, whose product MADGEEPMAVDGGYGDSGDWEGRWNHVKKFLERSGPFTHPDFEPGTQALEFLLSTCKVLVIGAGGLGCELLKNLALSGFRQIHVIDMDTIDVSNLNRQFLFRPKDVGRPKAEVAAEFLNSRIPNCAVVAYFKKIQDMDESFYRQFHIIVCGLDSIIARRWINGMLMSFLRYEDGVLDPSSIIPLIDGGTEGFKGNARVIIPGMTACVECTLELYPPQVNFPMCTIASMPRLPEHCIEYVRILLWPKEQPFGEGVALDGDDPEHIQWIYQKSLERASQFNIKGVTYRLTQGVVKRIIPAVASTNAVIAAVCATEVFKIATSAYIPLNNYLVFNDVDGLYTYTFEAERKENCPACSQLPQNIEISPSAKLQEILDYLTNNASLQMKSPAITATMYGGNKTLYLQTVASIEERTRPNLSKTLKELGLVDGQELAVADVTTPQTMLFKLHFTT is encoded by the exons atggCGGATGGTGAGGAACC AATGGCTGTTGATGGTGGGTATGGGGACTCTGGAGACTGGGAAGGTCGCTGGAACCATGTAAAGAAGTTCCTCGAGCGATCTGGACCGTTCACACATCCTGATTTCGAGCCAGGCACTCAA GCGCTTGAATTTCTGCTAAGCACATGTAAAGTACTAGTTATTGGAGCAGGAGGATTAGGATGTGAACTCCTAAAAAACTTG GCACTGTCCGGTTTTAGGCAGATCCATGTTATAGATATGGATACCATAGATGTGTCTAACCTTAACCGACAGTTTCTGTTTCG accgAAAGACGTTGGGCGACCGAAAGCAGAAGTTGCAGCAGAATTCCTGAACAGTCGCATCCCCAACTGTGCTGTTGTAGC atattttaaaaagattcaaGACATGGATGAAAGCTTTTATCGAC AGTTTCATATTATTGTTTGTGGGCTGGACTCTATAATTGCAAGAAGATGGATAAATGGCATGCTG ATGTCATTTTTACGTTATGAAGATGGTGTACTGGATCCAAGTTCCATCATACCTTTAATAGATGGAGGGACAGAAGGTTTCAAAGGAAATGCTCGTGTGATTATTCCTGGTATGACAGCGTGTGTTGAATGCACACTTGAACTTTATCCACCACAG GTCAATTTTCCCATGTGTACTATTGCATCTATGCCCAGACTACCAGAGCATTGTATTGAGTATGTCAGGATATTGCTGTGGCCAAAGGAGCAGCCTTTTGGAG AAGGTGTTGCTTTGGATGGAGATGATCCTGAACATATACAGTGGATTTACCAGAAGTCTTTGGAAAGAGCATCACAATTTAATATTAAAGGTGTTACATACAGACTCACCCAAG ggGTTGTAAAACgaattattccagcagtagCTTCTACAAATGCAGTAATTGCAG CTGTTTGTGCCactgaagtttttaaaatagCCACAAG TGCATACATTCCTCTCAACAACTACTTGGTGTTCAATGACGTGGATGGATTATACACGTACACATTCGAAGCTGAAAGAAAG GAGAACTGTCCAGCTTGCAGCCAGCTTCCCCAGAACATTGAAATTTCTCCATCAGCTAAATTGCAGGAGATCTTAGATTACTTGACAAATAATGCTTCATT GCAAATGAAATCTCCTGCAATCACAGCAACCATGTATGGGGGAAATAAAACTCTTTATTTACAG ACAGTAGCTTCAATTGAAGAACGAACAAGGCCAAATCTTTCCAAAACACTAAAAG aGCTGGGACTTGTTGATGGCCAGGAACTTGCAGTTGCTGACGTTACTACGCCACAGACGATGCTGTTCAAACTTCACTTTACCACTTAA
- the UBA3 gene encoding NEDD8-activating enzyme E1 catalytic subunit isoform X2: protein MEKKRRRLEELLADGMAVDGGYGDSGDWEGRWNHVKKFLERSGPFTHPDFEPGTQALEFLLSTCKVLVIGAGGLGCELLKNLALSGFRQIHVIDMDTIDVSNLNRQFLFRPKDVGRPKAEVAAEFLNSRIPNCAVVAYFKKIQDMDESFYRQFHIIVCGLDSIIARRWINGMLMSFLRYEDGVLDPSSIIPLIDGGTEGFKGNARVIIPGMTACVECTLELYPPQVNFPMCTIASMPRLPEHCIEYVRILLWPKEQPFGEGVALDGDDPEHIQWIYQKSLERASQFNIKGVTYRLTQGVVKRIIPAVASTNAVIAAVCATEVFKIATSAYIPLNNYLVFNDVDGLYTYTFEAERKENCPACSQLPQNIEISPSAKLQEILDYLTNNASLQMKSPAITATMYGGNKTLYLQTVASIEERTRPNLSKTLKELGLVDGQELAVADVTTPQTMLFKLHFTT, encoded by the exons AT ggagaagaaaagaaggaggcTAGAGGAGCTGCTGGCGGATGG AATGGCTGTTGATGGTGGGTATGGGGACTCTGGAGACTGGGAAGGTCGCTGGAACCATGTAAAGAAGTTCCTCGAGCGATCTGGACCGTTCACACATCCTGATTTCGAGCCAGGCACTCAA GCGCTTGAATTTCTGCTAAGCACATGTAAAGTACTAGTTATTGGAGCAGGAGGATTAGGATGTGAACTCCTAAAAAACTTG GCACTGTCCGGTTTTAGGCAGATCCATGTTATAGATATGGATACCATAGATGTGTCTAACCTTAACCGACAGTTTCTGTTTCG accgAAAGACGTTGGGCGACCGAAAGCAGAAGTTGCAGCAGAATTCCTGAACAGTCGCATCCCCAACTGTGCTGTTGTAGC atattttaaaaagattcaaGACATGGATGAAAGCTTTTATCGAC AGTTTCATATTATTGTTTGTGGGCTGGACTCTATAATTGCAAGAAGATGGATAAATGGCATGCTG ATGTCATTTTTACGTTATGAAGATGGTGTACTGGATCCAAGTTCCATCATACCTTTAATAGATGGAGGGACAGAAGGTTTCAAAGGAAATGCTCGTGTGATTATTCCTGGTATGACAGCGTGTGTTGAATGCACACTTGAACTTTATCCACCACAG GTCAATTTTCCCATGTGTACTATTGCATCTATGCCCAGACTACCAGAGCATTGTATTGAGTATGTCAGGATATTGCTGTGGCCAAAGGAGCAGCCTTTTGGAG AAGGTGTTGCTTTGGATGGAGATGATCCTGAACATATACAGTGGATTTACCAGAAGTCTTTGGAAAGAGCATCACAATTTAATATTAAAGGTGTTACATACAGACTCACCCAAG ggGTTGTAAAACgaattattccagcagtagCTTCTACAAATGCAGTAATTGCAG CTGTTTGTGCCactgaagtttttaaaatagCCACAAG TGCATACATTCCTCTCAACAACTACTTGGTGTTCAATGACGTGGATGGATTATACACGTACACATTCGAAGCTGAAAGAAAG GAGAACTGTCCAGCTTGCAGCCAGCTTCCCCAGAACATTGAAATTTCTCCATCAGCTAAATTGCAGGAGATCTTAGATTACTTGACAAATAATGCTTCATT GCAAATGAAATCTCCTGCAATCACAGCAACCATGTATGGGGGAAATAAAACTCTTTATTTACAG ACAGTAGCTTCAATTGAAGAACGAACAAGGCCAAATCTTTCCAAAACACTAAAAG aGCTGGGACTTGTTGATGGCCAGGAACTTGCAGTTGCTGACGTTACTACGCCACAGACGATGCTGTTCAAACTTCACTTTACCACTTAA
- the UBA3 gene encoding NEDD8-activating enzyme E1 catalytic subunit isoform X4, whose protein sequence is MAVDGGYGDSGDWEGRWNHVKKFLERSGPFTHPDFEPGTQALEFLLSTCKVLVIGAGGLGCELLKNLALSGFRQIHVIDMDTIDVSNLNRQFLFRPKDVGRPKAEVAAEFLNSRIPNCAVVAYFKKIQDMDESFYRQFHIIVCGLDSIIARRWINGMLMSFLRYEDGVLDPSSIIPLIDGGTEGFKGNARVIIPGMTACVECTLELYPPQVNFPMCTIASMPRLPEHCIEYVRILLWPKEQPFGEGVALDGDDPEHIQWIYQKSLERASQFNIKGVTYRLTQGVVKRIIPAVASTNAVIAAVCATEVFKIATSAYIPLNNYLVFNDVDGLYTYTFEAERKENCPACSQLPQNIEISPSAKLQEILDYLTNNASLQMKSPAITATMYGGNKTLYLQTVASIEERTRPNLSKTLKELGLVDGQELAVADVTTPQTMLFKLHFTT, encoded by the exons ATGGCTGTTGATGGTGGGTATGGGGACTCTGGAGACTGGGAAGGTCGCTGGAACCATGTAAAGAAGTTCCTCGAGCGATCTGGACCGTTCACACATCCTGATTTCGAGCCAGGCACTCAA GCGCTTGAATTTCTGCTAAGCACATGTAAAGTACTAGTTATTGGAGCAGGAGGATTAGGATGTGAACTCCTAAAAAACTTG GCACTGTCCGGTTTTAGGCAGATCCATGTTATAGATATGGATACCATAGATGTGTCTAACCTTAACCGACAGTTTCTGTTTCG accgAAAGACGTTGGGCGACCGAAAGCAGAAGTTGCAGCAGAATTCCTGAACAGTCGCATCCCCAACTGTGCTGTTGTAGC atattttaaaaagattcaaGACATGGATGAAAGCTTTTATCGAC AGTTTCATATTATTGTTTGTGGGCTGGACTCTATAATTGCAAGAAGATGGATAAATGGCATGCTG ATGTCATTTTTACGTTATGAAGATGGTGTACTGGATCCAAGTTCCATCATACCTTTAATAGATGGAGGGACAGAAGGTTTCAAAGGAAATGCTCGTGTGATTATTCCTGGTATGACAGCGTGTGTTGAATGCACACTTGAACTTTATCCACCACAG GTCAATTTTCCCATGTGTACTATTGCATCTATGCCCAGACTACCAGAGCATTGTATTGAGTATGTCAGGATATTGCTGTGGCCAAAGGAGCAGCCTTTTGGAG AAGGTGTTGCTTTGGATGGAGATGATCCTGAACATATACAGTGGATTTACCAGAAGTCTTTGGAAAGAGCATCACAATTTAATATTAAAGGTGTTACATACAGACTCACCCAAG ggGTTGTAAAACgaattattccagcagtagCTTCTACAAATGCAGTAATTGCAG CTGTTTGTGCCactgaagtttttaaaatagCCACAAG TGCATACATTCCTCTCAACAACTACTTGGTGTTCAATGACGTGGATGGATTATACACGTACACATTCGAAGCTGAAAGAAAG GAGAACTGTCCAGCTTGCAGCCAGCTTCCCCAGAACATTGAAATTTCTCCATCAGCTAAATTGCAGGAGATCTTAGATTACTTGACAAATAATGCTTCATT GCAAATGAAATCTCCTGCAATCACAGCAACCATGTATGGGGGAAATAAAACTCTTTATTTACAG ACAGTAGCTTCAATTGAAGAACGAACAAGGCCAAATCTTTCCAAAACACTAAAAG aGCTGGGACTTGTTGATGGCCAGGAACTTGCAGTTGCTGACGTTACTACGCCACAGACGATGCTGTTCAAACTTCACTTTACCACTTAA